Proteins encoded by one window of Candidatus Sumerlaea chitinivorans:
- a CDS encoding Preprotein translocase subunit SecG, with product MGLGVIGFYLVIIIYFFVCLFLIMVILAQEGKGGGLSGLGGASAIGETFGFGGAATALRKWTRNIAILFIVLTIILTYWGERIARSRIQQFRSGGAEAMVPVETQPIPQQPVQPESGQPQAVPGSANSAGEAPAGQPSTPAPTQPTQ from the coding sequence ATGGGTCTGGGCGTTATTGGCTTTTACTTGGTGATCATTATTTACTTCTTTGTCTGTCTCTTCCTGATTATGGTTATTCTCGCGCAGGAGGGAAAAGGTGGTGGGCTTTCCGGTCTTGGCGGTGCGAGCGCGATTGGTGAAACCTTTGGTTTTGGCGGAGCAGCCACGGCCCTACGCAAATGGACGAGAAACATCGCGATTCTTTTCATTGTCCTCACGATCATTTTGACCTACTGGGGAGAGCGAATTGCGCGCAGCCGGATTCAGCAGTTCCGGTCAGGTGGAGCGGAAGCGATGGTACCTGTGGAGACACAGCCCATCCCGCAGCAACCCGTTCAGCCAGAAAGCGGCCAACCACAAGCGGTTCCGGGTTCGGCCAACAGTGCGGGTGAGGCCCCCGCGGGTCAACCCAGTACCCCAGCTCCCACCCAGCCAACGCAGTAG
- a CDS encoding Heat shock protein, Hsp20 family: MRWFLHHQQHAAHGNPIDDEFSRLFHLFFGSHQPKFCPTERAWTPLTDIYETQDAIHVRMELAGVKREDIEITAHGHYVTIRGQRHEVPQCDKEKYHLLEIQYGKFERVIKLPFNLSTTSITAELQNGFLLITIPKPSEPQEIRIEIQ, from the coding sequence ATGCGTTGGTTCCTTCATCATCAGCAGCATGCCGCACACGGCAACCCAATCGACGACGAGTTTTCTCGGTTGTTTCATTTGTTTTTCGGCTCGCATCAGCCCAAGTTTTGTCCAACCGAACGAGCCTGGACCCCACTGACCGATATCTATGAGACCCAAGACGCCATCCATGTCCGCATGGAACTGGCGGGAGTCAAGCGAGAGGACATTGAAATCACAGCTCACGGCCACTACGTGACCATCCGGGGTCAACGTCACGAAGTTCCACAGTGTGACAAGGAGAAGTACCACCTGCTCGAAATCCAATACGGGAAATTCGAACGCGTGATTAAGCTCCCCTTCAATCTCAGCACGACCTCAATTACGGCTGAATTGCAGAATGGGTTTCTTTTGATCACCATCCCCAAGCCTTCTGAGCCGCAAGAAATCCGAATTGAGATCCAGTAA